One window from the genome of Desulforamulus ruminis DSM 2154 encodes:
- a CDS encoding DUF362 domain-containing protein translates to MTENNRVAVAHCDSYALPAIDRALEGLLISLGPVEKWIQPGQRVAVKPNLIAKKKPEEAATTHPLLVEAVVRMVQRAGGKPFIVDSPGGPSSKGLLNAVYRTTGMSEVAARTGCDLCLDTTELVLAHPRGRVIKQLTVLKVLAEADVIIGLPKLKTHCMTRYTGAVKLMYGAIPGLKKAEYHFNLQRLEDFTQLLIDINTLLKPTLVIMDAIVGMEGDGPTAGTPRKAGLLLASPNPYALDYVGSGFIGIHPESLPLIRLAMEQGLCPPPEQLELAGDPLPTLTSPFQLPGHRQIDFDIPGPLKRVIGRLQPKPIFSPELCLGCGECQRCCPAGAITMADGQPRLNLNQCIRCFCCQELCPHKAVRVRQNWLGKKLLR, encoded by the coding sequence TTGACTGAAAACAACCGGGTCGCTGTTGCCCATTGTGACAGCTATGCACTACCAGCCATTGACCGGGCTTTAGAAGGATTACTGATCTCCTTGGGCCCTGTGGAAAAATGGATCCAACCGGGCCAGCGGGTGGCCGTAAAACCCAATTTAATCGCCAAAAAAAAGCCTGAGGAAGCCGCCACCACCCACCCTTTACTGGTGGAAGCCGTGGTGCGTATGGTGCAAAGGGCCGGCGGAAAACCATTTATTGTGGACTCTCCCGGCGGGCCTTCCAGCAAGGGATTGCTTAACGCCGTTTACCGGACTACGGGCATGTCGGAAGTGGCCGCCCGCACCGGCTGCGACCTTTGCCTTGACACCACCGAACTGGTGCTGGCCCATCCCCGGGGCAGGGTCATTAAGCAACTGACCGTTCTCAAAGTACTGGCCGAAGCGGATGTTATTATCGGCCTGCCAAAATTAAAAACCCACTGCATGACCCGGTACACCGGGGCCGTAAAGTTAATGTATGGGGCCATACCCGGCTTGAAAAAGGCGGAATATCACTTCAACCTGCAGCGCTTGGAAGACTTCACCCAGCTTTTAATCGATATCAACACCCTGCTAAAACCAACCTTGGTCATTATGGATGCCATCGTGGGCATGGAAGGAGACGGGCCAACGGCGGGAACTCCCAGAAAGGCGGGACTTTTACTGGCCTCCCCCAATCCCTATGCCCTGGATTATGTAGGTTCGGGTTTCATCGGCATTCATCCGGAATCCCTTCCGTTAATCCGGTTAGCCATGGAACAGGGCCTCTGTCCACCTCCTGAACAGTTGGAACTGGCGGGAGACCCTCTGCCAACCCTTACTTCACCTTTTCAATTGCCGGGCCATAGGCAAATCGATTTTGATATTCCCGGCCCCCTAAAAAGGGTTATCGGCCGGCTGCAGCCAAAACCCATTTTCAGCCCCGAGCTATGCCTGGGCTGCGGCGAATGCCAGCGCTGCTGCCCCGCCGGGGCCATTACCATGGCCGACGGCCAGCCCCGGTTAAACCTTAATCAATGCATTCGCTGCTTCTGCTGCCAGGAACTCTGCCCCCACAAAGCGGTCCGGGTTCGCCAGAACTGGCTGGGCAAAAAGCTGCTGCGCTAA
- the dnaX gene encoding DNA polymerase III subunit gamma/tau yields the protein MTYKALYRTWRPQTFHELVGQQHITRTLQNALVNGKVAHAYLFCGPRGTGKTTTAKVLAKALNCLNNDLGEPCNECDNCRAVNEGTSVDVIEIDAASNRGIDEIRDLREKVKFAPATGRRKVYIIDEVHMLTDQAFNALLKTLEEPPAHVVFVLATTEAHKVPVTILSRCQRFDFRRIKTQEMLGRLKEVAAGAGIEVEEEALRLIAEAAEGGLRDALSILDQGAAFAEEKVSAADIHSILGTVQQEVLARMVRHLAEGKASLALELLAEINDRGKDLRLFARELTSHLRGLLLEGLDQKSPAGSLQEQTLFHLLQVLVQAEQEMKWSSQPVLVLELALVKAARPEVSTSVEALARRVAQLEHRLESGAVEIASLPRKDLDQETQAPGPRKESPIAKVGTAGPPEKEKTVELPVKESPAAPVKDTGIEIIRQAWPALLKGIRDGGKMRLWSVLNKNEPQIEAKGNTLTLYFEEFIDYATADKPESRKYLEWLLSKHFGTPWEVRCVQGKKQVPRPTSNPKDDPIYLEAVRLFGEDLVTLENDPESTG from the coding sequence TTGACGTATAAAGCTTTGTACCGTACATGGCGTCCCCAAACCTTTCATGAACTGGTGGGCCAGCAGCACATAACCCGGACCTTGCAAAATGCCCTGGTCAACGGGAAGGTTGCTCATGCTTATTTATTTTGCGGCCCCAGGGGAACCGGGAAAACCACCACGGCCAAAGTGCTGGCCAAGGCCTTAAACTGCCTGAACAATGACCTGGGAGAACCCTGCAATGAGTGTGACAATTGTCGGGCCGTTAATGAAGGCACGTCGGTGGATGTGATTGAAATCGATGCTGCCTCCAATCGTGGCATCGATGAAATTCGGGATTTGCGGGAGAAAGTTAAATTTGCTCCGGCCACCGGTCGCAGAAAAGTATATATCATTGATGAGGTTCATATGCTCACGGACCAGGCTTTTAATGCTTTATTAAAAACCCTGGAAGAACCTCCGGCCCATGTGGTTTTTGTACTGGCCACCACCGAAGCCCATAAGGTTCCGGTAACCATTCTTTCCCGCTGCCAGCGTTTTGATTTTCGCCGCATTAAAACCCAGGAGATGCTGGGAAGGCTAAAAGAAGTGGCTGCCGGCGCCGGTATTGAAGTGGAAGAAGAGGCTCTTCGGCTGATTGCCGAGGCGGCGGAAGGAGGCTTGCGGGATGCCCTGAGTATTTTGGATCAGGGGGCGGCCTTTGCGGAAGAAAAGGTTTCCGCCGCAGACATTCACAGCATCCTGGGAACGGTGCAGCAGGAAGTACTGGCCCGCATGGTGCGGCATTTGGCTGAGGGAAAGGCGTCTTTGGCCCTTGAACTGCTGGCTGAAATAAATGATCGGGGAAAGGATTTGCGGCTTTTTGCCAGGGAACTGACTTCCCATCTGCGGGGATTGCTGCTGGAAGGTTTGGATCAAAAGAGTCCGGCCGGCTCTCTGCAGGAGCAGACCTTGTTTCACTTGCTGCAGGTGCTGGTCCAGGCGGAACAGGAAATGAAGTGGAGTTCCCAGCCGGTTCTGGTGTTGGAGCTGGCTTTGGTTAAAGCAGCCCGGCCGGAGGTAAGCACCTCTGTAGAGGCTTTGGCCCGGCGGGTGGCCCAGTTGGAACACCGGCTGGAAAGTGGAGCGGTGGAAATTGCCTCCCTGCCGCGGAAGGACTTGGACCAAGAAACCCAGGCCCCTGGGCCAAGAAAAGAGAGCCCTATAGCCAAGGTAGGGACTGCCGGCCCGCCGGAGAAAGAAAAGACGGTTGAACTGCCGGTAAAAGAAAGTCCCGCAGCCCCGGTAAAGGATACGGGCATCGAGATCATACGCCAGGCTTGGCCCGCCCTGTTAAAGGGCATACGGGATGGTGGGAAAATGAGGCTGTGGAGCGTCTTAAATAAAAATGAACCTCAAATAGAGGCCAAAGGCAACACCTTAACCCTTTATTTTGAAGAATTTATTGATTATGCAACAGCAGATAAACCTGAGTCCAGAAAATATCTGGAATGGCTACTCTCCAAACATTTTGGGACTCCCTGGGAGGTACGCTGTGTGCAGGGAAAAAAGCAGGTGCCCCGGCCGACCTCTAATCCTAAGGACGATCCCATTTACCTGGAGGCGGTCCGGCTTTTTGGGGAAGACCTGGTAACCCTTGAGAATGACCCGGAATCAACGGGTTGA
- a CDS encoding YbaB/EbfC family nucleoid-associated protein, producing the protein MMGGNMNKMMKQVQKMQQDMAKMQEELSSRTVESTAGGGAVKVVANGKQEIVSIAIKPEAVDPEDVEMLQDLILAAVNESLRKSQEMVSKEMSKLTGGLNIPGLF; encoded by the coding sequence ATGATGGGTGGAAATATGAACAAAATGATGAAGCAGGTTCAAAAGATGCAGCAGGATATGGCTAAAATGCAGGAAGAGTTGAGTTCCCGCACCGTTGAAAGCACCGCCGGGGGCGGTGCGGTGAAAGTGGTGGCCAATGGTAAACAGGAGATCGTTAGCATTGCCATTAAGCCGGAAGCGGTGGACCCCGAGGACGTTGAAATGCTGCAGGACTTAATTTTGGCCGCAGTGAATGAATCCCTGCGCAAGTCCCAGGAGATGGTCTCCAAGGAAATGAGCAAACTTACCGGCGGACTGAATATACCGGGGCTGTTCTAA
- the recR gene encoding recombination mediator RecR, whose translation MLYYSGPVARLVNEFAKLPGIGPKTAQRLAFHVLNSSPEMAQSLAKTLVEVRQSIKRCSHCCNLTDEDPCHVCRDTSRNRKLLCVVEEPRDVIAMEKARGYRGLYHVLHGAISPMEGVGPEDVTVKELLGRLQEGEVEEVILAANSDVEGETTALYLARLIKPLGIKVTRIAHGIPVGSDLEYADAMTLNKALEGRGEFGS comes from the coding sequence ATGCTTTACTACTCCGGTCCGGTGGCCAGGCTGGTAAATGAGTTTGCCAAACTTCCAGGCATTGGTCCTAAAACAGCCCAAAGGCTGGCTTTTCATGTATTGAATTCTTCTCCGGAAATGGCTCAAAGTTTGGCTAAAACCCTGGTGGAAGTGCGCCAGTCCATCAAGCGCTGTTCCCATTGCTGCAACCTTACGGATGAAGATCCCTGTCATGTCTGCCGGGATACCAGCCGAAATCGCAAGTTGCTCTGCGTGGTGGAAGAGCCCAGGGATGTCATTGCCATGGAGAAGGCCCGGGGTTATCGAGGTTTATATCATGTGCTCCACGGCGCCATTTCACCCATGGAAGGTGTCGGACCTGAGGATGTCACGGTGAAGGAATTATTAGGACGCCTGCAGGAAGGAGAGGTGGAAGAGGTCATTCTGGCCGCCAACTCCGATGTGGAGGGAGAAACCACCGCCCTTTATCTGGCCCGATTGATCAAACCCCTGGGAATTAAAGTAACCCGCATTGCTCATGGGATTCCCGTTGGCTCCGATCTGGAGTATGCCGACGCCATGACCTTGAACAAGGCACTGGAAGGCCGTGGAGAATTCGGTTCCTAA
- a CDS encoding pro-sigmaK processing inhibitor BofA family protein gives METKTIILSLLGLLGLYLFGTIFARPLVLIGRVGISLLVGGLLLALVNVACGGLGLHIAINPVTLLTAGILQIPGVVLLVLANYMVL, from the coding sequence ATGGAAACAAAGACCATCATCTTAAGCCTGCTGGGGCTGTTGGGCCTGTACCTGTTTGGGACAATCTTTGCCCGGCCCCTGGTTTTAATTGGTAGAGTGGGAATATCCCTGCTGGTGGGCGGCCTTTTACTGGCGCTGGTCAATGTAGCCTGCGGTGGTTTGGGCCTGCATATTGCCATTAATCCGGTTACTTTGTTAACGGCAGGTATATTGCAGATTCCGGGGGTTGTATTGTTGGTACTGGCAAACTATATGGTGCTTTAA
- a CDS encoding pyruvate flavodoxin/ferredoxin oxidoreductase: MSEKPITGEKRAFMTGNEVVAWAALAANAEIMYGYPITPQNEIMHYWTRQAPKFDRKFLQTEDELSAGFTTVGGVLAGLRAFTATAGPGNTLMQEPMSMAEAMRLPSVVVVQQRGGPSTATVIYSQQEVTLTTYGGNGEGMRVVYSPSNHQELFDYTIKAFNTAWKYRFPTFVLGDGYQAKMRESVTLYDPAERGIEMVPTEKYVGKPGTPGVDREPGHYRNTYNVEEELYEVLQQHFADYEKMTPEVVEYAEEFTEDADLIVIGHGVVFRGVRDAVKELRAEGLKVGYFRPITLRPFPAEQLKALATGNRKLLIAESAQGQLAKLVKDAIYGATAEIVPYFKPGVGITTEQIVAKVKEVL, from the coding sequence ATGTCCGAAAAACCGATTACCGGAGAAAAGCGGGCGTTCATGACGGGTAACGAGGTAGTTGCCTGGGCAGCCCTGGCAGCCAATGCCGAGATTATGTATGGCTATCCCATTACTCCTCAAAACGAAATCATGCACTACTGGACCCGCCAAGCTCCCAAATTTGACCGCAAATTCCTGCAAACCGAAGATGAACTGTCTGCGGGTTTTACCACCGTTGGCGGAGTGCTGGCCGGTCTTAGGGCCTTTACTGCCACCGCGGGCCCTGGTAACACACTGATGCAGGAACCCATGTCCATGGCTGAAGCCATGAGACTCCCCAGCGTGGTGGTTGTCCAACAGCGTGGCGGCCCGTCCACAGCGACCGTTATTTACTCCCAACAGGAAGTAACCCTCACTACATACGGTGGTAATGGTGAAGGGATGCGGGTGGTTTACTCCCCTAGTAATCACCAGGAATTGTTTGATTACACCATTAAGGCCTTTAACACTGCCTGGAAGTATCGTTTCCCTACCTTTGTACTGGGCGACGGCTACCAGGCTAAAATGCGTGAATCCGTAACCCTTTACGATCCCGCCGAAAGAGGCATTGAAATGGTTCCCACCGAAAAATACGTGGGCAAACCCGGAACTCCCGGTGTAGACCGCGAACCCGGGCATTACCGCAATACCTATAACGTTGAAGAAGAACTTTATGAAGTACTCCAACAGCATTTTGCTGATTATGAAAAAATGACTCCGGAAGTTGTGGAATACGCAGAGGAATTCACCGAGGATGCGGACCTGATCGTGATTGGCCACGGTGTTGTTTTCCGTGGTGTGCGTGATGCCGTTAAAGAACTAAGAGCAGAGGGGCTGAAAGTCGGCTATTTCCGGCCCATCACCCTTCGTCCCTTCCCTGCGGAGCAGCTTAAGGCTTTAGCCACCGGCAACAGAAAACTGTTAATTGCTGAATCCGCCCAGGGCCAGTTGGCCAAACTGGTGAAGGATGCCATTTACGGTGCCACCGCCGAAATCGTGCCCTATTTCAAGCCCGGCGTGGGGATTACCACCGAACAAATTGTGGCCAAAGTTAAAGAGGTGCTCTAA
- a CDS encoding thiamine pyrophosphate-dependent enzyme, with product MSVNPQPAMPKSWRVESKPHKFCPGCGHGQVLKCLGEAIDELGIQDRVVFGCDIGCSLLSWDFFNCDSVQTHHGRTTPVMTGIKRANPDLICIAYMGDGGGYAIGVGGIVNAAARNEKVTVLLANNTVYAMTGGQMSPCTMPGQKVETAPYGRDAQATGMPTQGPEMISAITGDGAYVARGSVANLRQLKSYIKKALENQMQGNGFSFVEALASCPTNWRTNAQKTWAFVEKEMTQYFKVGEKKNPFEAKKEAQQNG from the coding sequence ATGTCTGTGAACCCACAACCCGCTATGCCCAAAAGCTGGCGTGTAGAAAGTAAACCTCATAAATTCTGTCCCGGTTGCGGTCATGGTCAGGTGCTCAAGTGCCTGGGCGAGGCCATTGATGAACTGGGTATTCAGGATAGAGTTGTATTTGGCTGTGACATCGGCTGTTCTTTGCTGTCCTGGGATTTCTTCAACTGTGACAGCGTGCAGACCCACCATGGGCGGACCACCCCGGTAATGACCGGTATTAAACGGGCCAACCCCGATCTCATCTGCATTGCCTATATGGGTGACGGCGGCGGCTACGCTATCGGTGTCGGCGGTATCGTAAACGCTGCCGCCCGTAACGAAAAAGTTACCGTTCTTCTGGCCAACAATACGGTGTATGCTATGACCGGCGGCCAGATGTCCCCTTGCACCATGCCCGGCCAAAAGGTAGAGACCGCTCCCTACGGTCGCGATGCACAGGCAACCGGTATGCCCACCCAAGGACCGGAAATGATCTCGGCCATCACCGGTGACGGCGCCTATGTGGCCCGGGGCAGCGTTGCCAATTTACGGCAGTTAAAAAGCTATATTAAAAAGGCTTTGGAAAATCAGATGCAGGGGAACGGTTTTTCCTTTGTGGAAGCCTTGGCCTCCTGCCCCACCAACTGGCGGACCAATGCCCAAAAGACCTGGGCCTTTGTAGAGAAGGAAATGACCCAGTACTTTAAGGTTGGAGAAAAGAAAAACCCCTTTGAGGCAAAGAAGGAGGCTCAGCAGAATGGCTAA
- a CDS encoding 2-oxoacid:acceptor oxidoreductase family protein, with protein sequence MAKATKICLAGEGGQGVQSVAEIIAAAANAEGREALYIPNFGVEQRGGVSIAYLQIGDQPIGAPKFDKADILIALSDRAVRRCKQYVGPETVYVYDTSIEGVEEDLPKEGEAKRVLAIPALEIAKNELHPRVFNVIIMGAVVAATNVVPAEAAKKAIEKKLGYKFEQDPKLRELNFKAIDRGMELMNK encoded by the coding sequence ATGGCTAAAGCTACAAAAATCTGCTTGGCCGGTGAAGGTGGCCAGGGTGTTCAATCCGTAGCGGAAATTATTGCCGCGGCTGCCAACGCGGAAGGACGCGAGGCGCTGTACATTCCTAACTTTGGTGTTGAACAGCGGGGCGGTGTATCCATCGCTTACCTGCAAATTGGCGACCAGCCCATTGGAGCTCCCAAATTTGATAAAGCCGACATTTTGATTGCCCTCAGTGACCGCGCTGTCCGTCGCTGCAAGCAATATGTGGGCCCTGAAACCGTATATGTTTATGATACCAGCATTGAAGGTGTGGAAGAGGACCTGCCCAAGGAAGGCGAAGCCAAGAGGGTATTGGCCATTCCCGCTCTGGAGATTGCTAAGAACGAACTGCACCCCCGGGTATTTAACGTGATCATCATGGGTGCCGTAGTGGCCGCCACCAATGTGGTTCCGGCTGAAGCCGCCAAAAAGGCCATTGAAAAGAAACTTGGCTATAAATTTGAGCAAGATCCCAAGCTGCGCGAACTGAACTTTAAGGCCATTGACCGCGGCATGGAACTCATGAACAAGTAA
- a CDS encoding 4Fe-4S dicluster domain-containing protein — protein MEFKGRTLELTKGDWTLFPGLCKGCGLCIQKCPKKCIAWSKVLGVYGTPSVEANDECIACGICQMVCPDTAILVNKKKVAKEA, from the coding sequence ATGGAATTCAAAGGCCGTACCCTAGAGCTAACCAAGGGTGATTGGACGCTGTTCCCCGGTCTGTGCAAAGGCTGTGGACTGTGCATTCAAAAATGCCCCAAGAAGTGTATTGCCTGGTCCAAAGTGCTGGGTGTATATGGAACCCCCTCGGTAGAGGCCAACGACGAGTGCATCGCCTGTGGTATCTGCCAGATGGTTTGCCCAGATACAGCCATCCTGGTTAATAAAAAGAAAGTAGCCA